One Gigantopelta aegis isolate Gae_Host chromosome 1, Gae_host_genome, whole genome shotgun sequence genomic region harbors:
- the LOC121374587 gene encoding NFX1-type zinc finger-containing protein 1-like, which translates to MAEGGFGRRLNNCDGNRQNHPDDRNDFDLPDDDDVARPFHGGVRGGERHRPRGDRGRGRGGGHDGRGRGGRGQGGMHEERPDGQNRDQADGRGGGRGFQRGRGMGQRSGQIRRLNYKQLVDLKSKDASDIVMKLSSEQAAFADLLQSDMSPSTMKVMLHLLATACSTNSAKMHLFEIITVVEKSIFLKETVTAALTALTAKSDPEDARGDREFLKNLLTLLQYLSTSFPHSVVTISGLQDVLKLTIVELKDTVNNDVVDEEILEMMTDLDDLKGKMFTKIQANIEEKRMTVQPGAKPPDNFRVLSVFPTEQDIYPDKDGPYLRKNRAMGRYTDLNEYLDIQFRLLREDFICPLREGIDDYLQPKEVHGRRRIKDIRVYNDVRMLRTVCAWRGLLHRLEFDVSKLK; encoded by the coding sequence CCTGAATAACTGTGATGGAAATCGACAAAATCATCCCGATGACAGAAACGACTTTGATCTTCCAGATGATGATGACGTGGCTCGCCCTTTTCATGGAGGAGTTCGTGGTGGTGAGAGACATCGACCCCGGGGTGATCGTGGGAGAGGACGTGGTGGAGGTCATGATGGAAGAGGTCGAGGTGGTAGAGGTCAAGGTGGAATGCACGAGGAACGTCCTGATGGCCAAAATCGAGATCAGGCTGATGGTAGAGGTGGTGGCAGAGGATTTCAGCGAGGCAGAGGCATGGGACAAAGAAGTGGTCAGATCAGGAGACTAAATTACAAACAACTGGTGGACCTTAAATCTAAGGATGCATCTGACATAGTGATGAAATTATCTTCAGAACAAGCTGCTTTTGCTGATTTATTACAGAGTGACATGTCTCCTTCCACGATGAAAGTCATGTTACATCTGTTGGCAACAGCATGTAGCACAAATTCTGCGAAGATGCACCTCTTTGAGATCATAACAGTAGTTGAAAAGTCaatatttttaaaggaaacTGTAACCGCAGCTTTAACAGCTCTTACTGCCAAATCTGATCCTGAGGATGCTAGAGGAGACCGAGAATTCTTAAAAAATCTACTGACTCTACTTCAATACTTATCCACTTCTTTTCCACACTCAGTAGTCACAATCTCAGGACTTCAAGATGTCCTCAAACTAACTATAGTAGAATTGAAGGACACAGTCAATAACGATGTTGTTGATGAAGAAATACTCGAAATGATGACTGATCTTGACGATCTGAAGGGAAAGATGTTTACAAAAATACAGGCCAACATAGAGGAAAAGAGAATGACTGTACAGCCAGGAGCAAAGCCTCCGGATAATTTCCGTGTCTTGTCTGTATTTCCAACAGAGCAGGATATTTACCCTGATAAAGATGGCCCATACCTTAGAAAAAATAGAGCAATGGGGAGATATACAGATCTGAATGAGTATTTGGATATTCAGTTCAGACTACTGAGGGAGGACTTCATTTGTCCACTGCGAGAAGGCATTGATGACTACCTGCAGCCTAAAGAAGTGCATGGGAGACGGAGGATCAAAGACATCAGGGTCTACAATGATGTCAGAATGCTGAGGACTGTGTGTGCATGGCGTGGGCTGCTGCACAGACTGGAGTTTGACGTCAGCAAGCTGAAGTGA